A single Streptomyces sp. Edi2 DNA region contains:
- a CDS encoding SDR family oxidoreductase produces the protein MRRSMSVLSTASPASPSPHHHDLAGRAVVLIGGGSGIGLRVAHQAAAAGAKVVLGGRTPEKLAAAAREVGEAATWQAVDVTDPRSVELLFRACDRVDHVFTTAASYRVGPMLKLDDADAASPFTSKFWGQYHVAKYAAPLLPPDGSIVLMSGAAGARPPAPAPAYAACNAAIEGLGRGLAVELAPVRVNVISPGTVDGNLWAQRPAHERDASFAQYRNDTLLHQLGTEDEIAHGVLFLFTNGYMTGSTIYPDGGYTLR, from the coding sequence ATGAGGCGTTCGATGTCGGTGCTGTCCACCGCTTCCCCTGCAAGTCCGTCACCTCACCACCATGACTTAGCCGGCCGTGCAGTCGTTCTGATCGGTGGTGGTTCGGGGATCGGGTTGCGTGTGGCCCATCAGGCTGCCGCGGCAGGAGCGAAGGTTGTGCTGGGAGGCCGTACACCGGAGAAGCTGGCTGCCGCGGCACGAGAGGTGGGGGAGGCTGCCACCTGGCAGGCGGTGGATGTGACGGACCCTCGTTCCGTCGAATTGCTCTTCCGCGCATGCGACCGGGTCGATCACGTCTTCACGACCGCGGCGTCCTACCGCGTAGGGCCGATGCTGAAGCTGGACGATGCCGACGCGGCGAGCCCCTTCACCTCGAAATTCTGGGGTCAGTACCACGTGGCCAAATACGCGGCACCCCTGCTGCCGCCCGACGGCTCCATCGTCCTCATGTCCGGCGCCGCAGGGGCGCGGCCCCCGGCGCCCGCTCCGGCGTACGCCGCGTGCAATGCCGCCATCGAAGGACTCGGACGGGGCCTCGCGGTCGAACTCGCTCCTGTGCGGGTCAACGTGATCTCGCCGGGCACCGTCGACGGCAACCTCTGGGCACAGCGACCGGCTCACGAGCGTGATGCCAGCTTTGCGCAGTACCGCAACGACACCCTGCTGCACCAGCTGGGAACCGAGGACGAGATCGCGCATGGAGTCCTCTTCCTCTTCACCAACGGCTACATGACCGGCTCGACCATCTACCCGGACGGCGGCTACACGCTGCGCTAG
- a CDS encoding DUF4331 family protein, protein MSNHFTGLSLGAPLGDQRLDLCDLYAFQSPTDPARTVLILNANPNADALHPDAIYRLNIDNDGDCLADMAFSYVFSPPQDGRQTFSVFMATGEEARSAEAVGKKVVTDADVSFGTTANRFTAGPYTFFAGSRSDAFFFDFDGIKNLFDTTGGRNFTAPHLGGTSPWTGVDSNTEANVFSTVVELPTSELRADPEIRIWGRCSVRKDGRLVHADRAGHPSVSSFFNTDETKEEYNASEPVNDRERWTDLFVHLMGHTGNYTREEAIAAIDADRILPDMLAFDPSKPAQYPNGRVFTDDVINYRLSFLSKGDIPPTGLTPHTDLLNEFPYLGNPHPKGG, encoded by the coding sequence ATGTCGAATCACTTCACCGGCCTCAGTCTTGGCGCACCGCTCGGGGACCAAAGGCTCGACCTCTGTGACCTCTACGCTTTTCAGTCGCCCACTGACCCGGCGAGGACGGTGCTCATCCTCAACGCAAATCCGAATGCCGATGCTTTGCATCCTGATGCCATCTATCGCCTCAACATCGACAATGACGGCGACTGTCTTGCCGACATGGCGTTCAGTTACGTGTTCTCTCCACCGCAGGACGGCCGTCAGACCTTCAGCGTCTTCATGGCGACCGGCGAGGAGGCCCGCTCTGCCGAAGCCGTCGGAAAGAAGGTCGTCACCGACGCGGACGTGTCGTTCGGCACCACGGCAAACCGCTTCACCGCCGGCCCCTACACCTTCTTCGCCGGCAGTCGCAGCGACGCCTTCTTCTTCGACTTCGACGGGATCAAGAATCTCTTCGATACCACCGGCGGCAGAAACTTCACCGCGCCTCATCTCGGTGGCACATCACCGTGGACCGGTGTCGACTCCAACACGGAAGCCAACGTGTTCTCGACGGTGGTGGAACTGCCGACGAGTGAGCTCCGGGCCGATCCCGAGATCCGTATTTGGGGCCGGTGCAGTGTGCGGAAGGACGGCCGGCTCGTCCACGCCGACCGTGCGGGTCACCCCTCGGTCAGCAGCTTCTTCAACACCGACGAGACGAAGGAGGAGTACAACGCCAGTGAGCCGGTGAACGATCGCGAGCGTTGGACCGACCTCTTCGTCCATCTCATGGGGCACACCGGCAACTACACACGAGAAGAAGCCATCGCGGCGATTGACGCCGACCGCATCCTCCCCGACATGCTGGCTTTTGACCCCTCGAAGCCCGCGCAATATCCCAACGGCCGCGTCTTCACCGACGACGTCATCAACTACCGGCTCTCCTTCCTCTCGAAGGGCGACATCCCTCCCACCGGCCTCACCCCCCACACCGACCTCCTGAACGAGTTTCCCTACCTCGGAAATCCACACCCCAAGGGAGGCTGA